The Catharus ustulatus isolate bCatUst1 chromosome 15, bCatUst1.pri.v2, whole genome shotgun sequence genome has a window encoding:
- the LOC117003201 gene encoding histidine--tRNA ligase, cytoplasmic-like isoform X2 has translation MLRLGPFAAAVARCQPAGPSLGPLCLAGSRGSFARSWLPAGNCGALSQQVRAAAGGEWVPVLKTPKGTRDHSPAQVALRDRLLSAVVSCFKRHGAAAIDTPALELREMLVGKYGEGSKLIYELQDQGGELLALRYDLTVPFARYLAMNKITNMKRYHVAKVYRRDNPATTRGRYREFYQCDFDIAGQFDPMIPDAECLKIVHEILSDLQLGDFVIKVNDRRILNGVFVVCGVPESKFIPACSTVDKLDKMPWEEVRSEMVGEKGLSPEAADRIGEYVQLHGGLDLIERLLQDPKLSQNKLAKEGLGDMKLLFEYLTLFGITEKISFDLSLARGLDYYTGVIFEAVLLQQDNEHKEELVNVGSVAGGGRYDGLVGMFDPKGRKVPCVGVSIGIERIFSILEQRLEASGEKLRTTETQVLVATPQKHLLAARLKLISELWDAGIKAEMLYKKDPKLLKQLQYCEDTGIPLAAIVGEQELADGVVKLRDVATRQEVDVPREKLIDEIRRRLEP, from the exons ATGCTGCGCCTCGGACCCTTCGCCGCCGCCGTCGCCCGATGCCAACCGGCAGGGCCCAGCCTCGGGCCGCTGTGCCTCGCTGGGAGCCGCGGCAGCTTCGCCCGGTCCTGGCTGCCGGCTGGTAACTGCGGcgccctgtcccagcaggtgcgggcggcggcgggcggcgagTGGGTGCCGGTGCTGAAGACGCCCAAG GGCACCCGCGACCACTCACCGGCGCAGGTGGCGCTCCGTGACCGGCTCCTGAGTGCTGTCGTGTCCTGCTTCAAGCGGCACGGGGCGGCCGCCATCGACACCCCCGCGCTGGAGCTGCGA GAGATGCTGGTGGGGAAGTACGGGGAGGGCTCGAAGCTCATCTACGAGCTGCAGGACCAGGGAGgagagctgctggccctgcgcTATGACCTCACC GTGCCCTTTGCTCGCTACCTGGCCATGAACAAGATCACCAACATGAAGCGCTACCACGTGGCCAAGGTGTACAGGAGGGACAACCCTGCCACAACCCGGGGCCGCTACCGCGAGTTCTACCAGTGC GACTTTGACATTGCTGGGCAGTTTGACCCGATGATTCCTGATGCCGAGTGCCTGAAGATCGTGCATGAGATCCTGAGTGACCTGCAGCTTGGGGACTTTGTCATCAAG GTCAACGACCGTCGGATTTTGAATGGGGTGTTTGTTGTCTGTGGTGTTCCAGAGAGCAAGTTCATTCCTGCCTGCTCCACCGTGGACAAGCTGGACAAG ATGCCGTGGGAAGAAGTGAGGAGTGAGATGGTGGGAGAGAAGGGGCTCTCTCCCGAGGCTGCTGATCGCATCGGAGAGTATGTCCAGCTCCATG GTGGGCTGGACCTGATCGAGCGGCTTCTCCAGGACCCAAAGCTATCCCAGAACAAGCTGgccaaggaagggctgggggacatGAAGCTGCTCTTTGAGTACCTGACCCTGTTTGGCATCACAGAGAag ATCTCCTTCGACCTGAGCCTGGCACGGGGCCTGGACTATTACACAGGGGTGATCTttgaggctgtgctgctgcagcaggacaatGAGCACAAGGAGGAGCTGGTCAACGTTGGGAGCGTGGCTGGAGGCGGCCGCTACGACGGGCTGGTGGGGATGTTTGATCCCAAAGGCAGGAAGGTGCCCTGTGTGGGGGTCAGCATTGGGATCGAGCGCATCTTCTCCAtcctggaacagagactggaG GCTTCTGGGGAGAAACTTCGAACAACTGAGACCCAAGTGCTGGTGGCTACACCACAGAAACACCTGCTTGCTGCCAGACTGAAGCTCATCTCtgagctgtgggatgcagggatcaAG GCAGAGATGCTGTACAAGAAGGATCCTAAATTGCTGAAGCAGCTGCAGTACTGTGAGGACACAGGGATCCCCCTTGCTGCCATtgtgggagagcaggagctggccgATGGAGTTGTCAAGCTGCGAGATGTTGCAACAAGACAGGAG GTTGATGTTCCCAGAGAAAAGCTTATTGATGAGATCAGGAGAAGGCTGGAGCCCTGA
- the LOC117003202 gene encoding zinc finger matrin-type protein 2 has translation MASGSGTKNLDFRRKWDKDEYEKLAEKRLTEEREKKDGKPAQPVKRELLRHRDYKVDLESKLGKTIVITKTTPQSEMGGYYCNVCDCVVKDSINFLDHINGKKHQRNLGMSMRVERSTLDQVKKRFEVNKKKMEEKQKDYDFEERMKELREEEEKAKAYKKEKQREKKRRAEEDLTFEEDDEMAAVMGFSGFGSTKKSH, from the exons ATGGCGTCGGGCAGCGGG ACCAAGAACCTGGACTTCCGTCGGAAGTGGGACAAGGACGAATATGAGAAACTCGCAGAGAAGCGGCTcacagaggagagggaaaagaaagatg GCAAACCAGCTCAGCCTGTCAAAAGGGAACTTCTGCGGCACCGAGACTACAAAGTGGACCTGGAATCCAAGCTGGGGAAAACCATTGTCATCACCAAAACTACCCCTCAGTCAGAGATGGGAGG GTATTACTGTAACGTGTGTGACTGTGTGGTGAAAGATTCCATCAACTTCTTGGATCACATCAACGGCAAAAAAC ACCAGAGGAACCTGGGCATGTCCATGCGGGTGGAGCGTTCCACACTGGACCAGGTGAAGAAACGCTTTGAGGTGAACAAGAAGAAGAtggaggagaagcagaaggatTATGACTTTGAGGAGAGGATGAAGGAACTCCGTGAGGAG gaggagaaggcCAAAGCCTACaagaaggagaagcagagagagaagaagAGGCGGGCAGAAGAAGATTTGACCTTTGAAGAGGATGATGAAATGGCAGCTGTGATGGGTTTCTCTGGTTTTGGCTCAACCAAAAAGAGCCACTGA
- the LOC117003201 gene encoding histidine--tRNA ligase, cytoplasmic-like isoform X1, translating into MTLHRTPQKSPHDCDKNWEAAGKGNGRWEALRFSFYRAGDLHVFILNSLGPGALCSLPGHEQDHQHEALPRGQGVQEGQPCHNPGPLPRVLPDFDIAGQFDPMIPDAECLKIVHEILSDLQLGDFVIKVNDRRILNGVFVVCGVPESKFIPACSTVDKLDKMPWEEVRSEMVGEKGLSPEAADRIGEYVQLHGGLDLIERLLQDPKLSQNKLAKEGLGDMKLLFEYLTLFGITEKISFDLSLARGLDYYTGVIFEAVLLQQDNEHKEELVNVGSVAGGGRYDGLVGMFDPKGRKVPCVGVSIGIERIFSILEQRLEASGEKLRTTETQVLVATPQKHLLAARLKLISELWDAGIKAEMLYKKDPKLLKQLQYCEDTGIPLAAIVGEQELADGVVKLRDVATRQEVDVPREKLIDEIRRRLEP; encoded by the exons atgaccctgcacaggacaccccaaaaatctccccatgATTGTGACAAAAATTGGGAAGCAGCTGGCAAAGGGAACGGGCGATGGGAAGCTTTGAGGTTCAGCTTCTACAGAGCTGGGGATCTCCATGTTTTTATCCTTAACTCCTTGGGCCCAGGTGCCCTTTGCTCGCTACCTGGCCATGAACAAGATCACCAACATGAAGCGCTACCACGTGGCCAAGGTGTACAGGAGGGACAACCCTGCCACAACCCGGGGCCGCTACCGCGAGTTCTACCA GACTTTGACATTGCTGGGCAGTTTGACCCGATGATTCCTGATGCCGAGTGCCTGAAGATCGTGCATGAGATCCTGAGTGACCTGCAGCTTGGGGACTTTGTCATCAAG GTCAACGACCGTCGGATTTTGAATGGGGTGTTTGTTGTCTGTGGTGTTCCAGAGAGCAAGTTCATTCCTGCCTGCTCCACCGTGGACAAGCTGGACAAG ATGCCGTGGGAAGAAGTGAGGAGTGAGATGGTGGGAGAGAAGGGGCTCTCTCCCGAGGCTGCTGATCGCATCGGAGAGTATGTCCAGCTCCATG GTGGGCTGGACCTGATCGAGCGGCTTCTCCAGGACCCAAAGCTATCCCAGAACAAGCTGgccaaggaagggctgggggacatGAAGCTGCTCTTTGAGTACCTGACCCTGTTTGGCATCACAGAGAag ATCTCCTTCGACCTGAGCCTGGCACGGGGCCTGGACTATTACACAGGGGTGATCTttgaggctgtgctgctgcagcaggacaatGAGCACAAGGAGGAGCTGGTCAACGTTGGGAGCGTGGCTGGAGGCGGCCGCTACGACGGGCTGGTGGGGATGTTTGATCCCAAAGGCAGGAAGGTGCCCTGTGTGGGGGTCAGCATTGGGATCGAGCGCATCTTCTCCAtcctggaacagagactggaG GCTTCTGGGGAGAAACTTCGAACAACTGAGACCCAAGTGCTGGTGGCTACACCACAGAAACACCTGCTTGCTGCCAGACTGAAGCTCATCTCtgagctgtgggatgcagggatcaAG GCAGAGATGCTGTACAAGAAGGATCCTAAATTGCTGAAGCAGCTGCAGTACTGTGAGGACACAGGGATCCCCCTTGCTGCCATtgtgggagagcaggagctggccgATGGAGTTGTCAAGCTGCGAGATGTTGCAACAAGACAGGAG GTTGATGTTCCCAGAGAAAAGCTTATTGATGAGATCAGGAGAAGGCTGGAGCCCTGA